From a single Pseudomonas cremoricolorata genomic region:
- the sdhC gene encoding succinate dehydrogenase, cytochrome b556 subunit produces MKKAVKSQRPVNLDLRTIKLPITGITSFLHRVSGIILFLGLGIMLYALSNSLGSEEGFGEVKAYMTSPLAKFVAWGLLSALLYHLVAGVRHLIMDMGVGETLEGGRLGSKIIIAVSVVLIVLAGVWIW; encoded by the coding sequence GTGAAAAAAGCCGTGAAAAGCCAACGACCTGTAAACCTAGACCTAAGGACCATCAAACTCCCCATTACCGGCATAACGTCATTTCTTCACCGCGTCTCCGGCATCATCCTCTTCCTGGGGCTGGGCATCATGCTTTATGCATTGTCCAACTCGCTGGGTTCCGAGGAAGGCTTCGGCGAAGTGAAGGCGTACATGACCAGCCCGCTGGCCAAGTTCGTGGCGTGGGGGCTGCTGTCTGCCCTGCTGTATCACCTGGTTGCCGGTGTGCGCCACTTGATCATGGACATGGGCGTCGGTGAAACGCTGGAAGGCGGAAGACTGGGCTCGAAAATTATCATCGCCGTTTCCGTGGTGTTGATCGTGCTGGCAGGAGTTTGGATATGGTAA
- a CDS encoding succinate dehydrogenase iron-sulfur subunit, which translates to MLKVEVYRYNPDTDSAPKTQVFEVDTGGKDLMVLDVLALIKEQDEGFSYRRSCREGVCGSDGMNINGKNGLACITPLSAVVKGNKLVVRPLPGLPVIRDLVVDMSIFYKQYEKVKPFLQNDTPAPAIERLQSPEEREKLDGLYECILCACCSTSCPSFWWNPDKFLGPAALLQAYRFLADSRDTKTQERLASLDDPFSVFRCRGIMNCVNVCPKGLNPTKAIGHVRNMLLQSGT; encoded by the coding sequence ATGTTGAAAGTTGAAGTGTATCGCTACAACCCGGATACCGATTCGGCGCCTAAAACCCAGGTGTTCGAAGTCGATACCGGTGGCAAGGACCTGATGGTGCTCGACGTGCTGGCGCTGATCAAGGAGCAGGACGAAGGGTTCTCCTACCGTCGCTCCTGCCGTGAAGGCGTCTGCGGTTCCGACGGCATGAACATCAATGGCAAGAACGGCCTGGCCTGCATCACTCCGCTGTCGGCGGTGGTCAAGGGCAACAAGCTGGTGGTTCGTCCACTGCCTGGCCTGCCGGTGATCCGTGACCTGGTCGTCGACATGAGCATCTTCTACAAGCAGTACGAGAAGGTGAAGCCGTTCCTGCAGAACGACACCCCGGCACCGGCCATCGAGCGCCTGCAATCGCCGGAAGAGCGCGAGAAGCTCGACGGTCTGTACGAGTGCATCCTGTGCGCCTGCTGTTCGACCTCGTGCCCATCGTTCTGGTGGAATCCCGACAAGTTCCTCGGCCCTGCCGCGCTGCTGCAAGCCTACCGTTTCCTGGCTGACAGCCGCGACACCAAGACCCAGGAGCGTCTGGCTTCGCTGGACGATCCGTTCAGCGTATTCCGCTGCCGCGGGATCATGAACTGCGTGAACGTCTGCCCGAAAGGTCTGAACCCGACCAAGGCAATCGGTCACGTGCGCAACATGCTGCTGCAAAGCGGCACCTGA
- the sdhD gene encoding succinate dehydrogenase, hydrophobic membrane anchor protein has translation MVTNVTNLSRSGLYDWMAQRVSAVVLAAYFIFLIGYLVAHPGIDYVQWHALFSNNAMRIFSLLALVALGAHAWVGMWTIATDYLTPMALGKSATAVRFLFQAVCGVAMFAYFVWGVQILWGI, from the coding sequence ATGGTAACCAACGTCACGAACCTTTCGCGTTCGGGCCTCTATGACTGGATGGCGCAGCGTGTTTCTGCGGTCGTTCTCGCGGCTTATTTCATCTTCCTGATCGGATACCTCGTCGCGCACCCGGGCATCGATTATGTCCAGTGGCACGCGCTGTTCTCCAACAACGCGATGCGTATCTTCAGTCTGCTCGCCCTCGTGGCCCTCGGCGCTCACGCCTGGGTCGGCATGTGGACCATTGCCACCGACTACCTGACGCCGATGGCGCTGGGCAAATCGGCTACGGCGGTACGTTTCCTGTTCCAGGCGGTCTGCGGCGTCGCGATGTTCGCGTACTTCGTCTGGGGTGTACAGATTCTCTGGGGTATCTGA
- the gltA gene encoding citrate synthase has product MADKKAQLIIEGAAPVELPILTGTVGPDVIDVRGLGASGHFTFDPGFMATASCESKITYIDGDKGVLLHRGYPIEQLAEQSDYLETCYLLLNGELPNEEQKAKFVSNVKNHTMVHEQLKTFFNGFRRDAHPMAVMCGVVGALSAFYHDSLDINNPQHREISAVRLVAKMPTLAAMVYKYSMGQPMMYPRNDLTYAENFLHMMFNTPCEIKPISPVLAKAMDRIFILHADHEQNASTSTVRLAGSSGANPFACIAAGIAALWGPAHGGANEAVLTMLDEIGDVSNIDTYIAKAKDKNDPFKLMGFGHRVYKNRDPRATVMKQTCDEVLAELGIKNDPQLQLAMRLEEIALTDPYFIERSLYPNVDFYSGIILKAIGIPTSMFTVIFALARTVGWISHWKEMLSSPYKIGRPRQLYTGEQQRDITALKDRK; this is encoded by the coding sequence ATGGCTGACAAAAAAGCGCAGTTGATCATCGAGGGCGCTGCCCCCGTCGAGCTGCCGATTTTAACCGGCACCGTTGGTCCCGATGTCATCGACGTCCGCGGGTTGGGGGCATCCGGTCACTTCACCTTCGACCCTGGCTTCATGGCCACTGCCTCGTGTGAATCGAAGATCACCTACATCGATGGCGACAAGGGCGTGCTGCTGCACCGCGGCTATCCCATCGAGCAACTGGCCGAACAGTCCGACTACCTGGAAACCTGCTATCTGCTGCTCAACGGCGAACTGCCGAACGAAGAGCAGAAGGCCAAGTTCGTCAGCAATGTAAAGAACCACACCATGGTTCACGAACAGCTGAAGACCTTCTTCAACGGCTTCCGTCGTGATGCTCACCCCATGGCGGTGATGTGCGGCGTGGTCGGCGCCCTGTCGGCGTTCTACCACGACTCGTTGGACATCAATAATCCGCAGCACCGGGAAATCTCGGCCGTGCGCCTGGTCGCGAAGATGCCGACCCTGGCCGCGATGGTCTACAAGTACTCCATGGGCCAGCCCATGATGTACCCGCGCAACGACCTGACCTACGCCGAAAACTTCCTGCACATGATGTTCAACACCCCGTGCGAGATCAAACCGATCAGCCCGGTGCTGGCCAAGGCGATGGACCGGATCTTCATCCTCCACGCCGACCACGAGCAGAACGCCTCAACCTCCACCGTGCGTCTGGCGGGCTCCTCCGGCGCCAATCCGTTCGCCTGTATCGCCGCGGGCATCGCTGCCCTGTGGGGTCCGGCCCACGGCGGCGCCAACGAAGCCGTACTGACCATGCTCGATGAGATTGGCGACGTGTCGAACATCGACACCTACATCGCCAAGGCCAAGGACAAGAACGACCCGTTCAAGCTGATGGGCTTCGGTCACCGCGTCTACAAGAACCGCGACCCGCGCGCCACCGTGATGAAGCAGACCTGCGACGAAGTGCTCGCCGAGCTCGGCATCAAGAACGACCCGCAGCTGCAACTGGCCATGCGCCTGGAAGAGATCGCCCTCACCGATCCGTACTTCATCGAGCGCTCGCTGTACCCGAACGTCGACTTCTACTCGGGGATCATCCTCAAGGCCATCGGCATTCCGACCAGCATGTTCACCGTGATCTTCGCCCTGGCGCGTACCGTCGGCTGGATTTCGCACTGGAAGGAAATGCTCTCCAGCCCGTACAAGATCGGCCGTCCGCGCCAGCTGTACACCGGTGAGCAACAACGCGACATCACCGCACTCAAAGACCGCAAGTAA
- the sdhA gene encoding succinate dehydrogenase flavoprotein subunit, which produces MASVPTISFDAIIIGGGGAGMRAALQLAQGGHKTAVITKVFPTRSHTVSAQGGITCAIASADPNDDWRWHMYDTVKGSDYIGDQDAIEYMCQEGPAAVFELDHMGLPFSRTETGRIYQRPFGGQSKDFGKGGQAARTCAASDRTGHALLHTLYQGNLKAGTTFLNEYYAVDLVKNQDGAFVGVIAICIETGETLYIKAKATVLATGGAGRIYASTTNALINTGDGVGMALRAGVPVQDIEMWQFHPTGIAGAGVLVTEGCRGEGGYLINAHGERFMERYAPNAKDLAGRDVVARSMVKEIIAGNGVGPNKDHVLLKLDHLGEEVLHSRLPGICELSKTFAHVDPVVAPVPVVPTCHYMMGGVATNIHGQAITMDAEGVDHIIPGLFAVGEVACVSVHGANRLGGNSLLDLVVFGRAAGLHLEKALSEGIEYRDASDTDVDVALNRLAKLNERTTGEDVATLKRELQSCMQNYFGVFRTGEYMQKGIAQLQGLRERIANVKINDKSQAFNTARIEALELQNLLEVAEATAIAAEARKESRGAHAREDFEDRDDENWLCHTLYYPGEKRVAKRGVNFAPKTVPAFEPKVRTY; this is translated from the coding sequence ATGGCTAGTGTTCCTACTATTTCGTTCGACGCCATCATCATCGGTGGTGGCGGCGCCGGCATGCGCGCTGCGCTGCAGCTGGCCCAGGGTGGTCACAAGACTGCCGTGATCACCAAGGTCTTCCCGACCCGTTCGCACACCGTTTCGGCCCAGGGTGGCATCACCTGCGCCATCGCTTCGGCCGACCCGAACGATGACTGGCGCTGGCACATGTACGACACCGTCAAGGGCTCCGACTATATCGGTGACCAGGACGCCATCGAATACATGTGTCAGGAAGGTCCTGCCGCGGTGTTCGAGCTCGACCACATGGGTCTGCCGTTCTCGCGTACCGAAACCGGCCGCATCTACCAGCGTCCGTTCGGTGGCCAGTCCAAGGACTTCGGCAAGGGCGGCCAGGCGGCCCGTACCTGCGCAGCGTCCGACCGTACCGGTCACGCGCTGCTGCACACCCTGTATCAGGGCAACCTGAAAGCCGGCACCACCTTCCTCAACGAGTACTACGCGGTCGATCTGGTGAAGAACCAGGACGGCGCGTTCGTCGGTGTCATCGCCATCTGCATCGAAACCGGTGAAACCCTGTACATCAAGGCCAAGGCCACTGTACTGGCCACCGGCGGTGCTGGCCGTATCTACGCCTCGACCACCAACGCCCTGATCAACACCGGCGACGGTGTCGGCATGGCGCTGCGTGCTGGCGTGCCGGTGCAGGACATCGAAATGTGGCAGTTCCACCCGACCGGCATTGCCGGCGCAGGTGTACTGGTCACCGAAGGCTGCCGTGGCGAAGGTGGTTACCTGATCAACGCCCACGGCGAGCGCTTCATGGAGCGTTACGCCCCGAACGCCAAAGACCTTGCCGGCCGCGACGTCGTCGCCCGTTCCATGGTCAAGGAAATCATCGCCGGTAACGGTGTCGGCCCGAACAAGGACCACGTCCTGCTCAAGCTCGACCACCTCGGCGAAGAAGTCCTGCACAGCCGCCTGCCAGGCATCTGCGAGCTGTCCAAGACCTTCGCCCACGTCGACCCTGTGGTCGCGCCGGTTCCGGTCGTACCGACCTGCCACTACATGATGGGCGGCGTTGCCACCAACATTCATGGCCAGGCCATCACCATGGACGCCGAAGGCGTCGACCACATCATCCCGGGTCTGTTCGCGGTCGGTGAAGTGGCGTGCGTATCGGTTCACGGCGCCAACCGCCTGGGCGGCAACTCGCTGCTCGACCTGGTGGTGTTCGGCCGTGCTGCCGGCCTGCACCTGGAGAAGGCGCTGAGCGAAGGCATCGAGTACCGCGACGCAAGCGACACCGACGTGGACGTTGCCCTGAATCGTCTGGCCAAGCTCAACGAGCGTACCACCGGCGAAGACGTGGCCACCCTCAAGCGCGAGCTGCAAAGCTGCATGCAGAACTACTTCGGTGTGTTCCGTACCGGCGAATACATGCAGAAGGGTATCGCCCAGCTGCAAGGTCTGCGTGAACGAATCGCCAACGTCAAGATCAATGACAAGTCCCAGGCCTTCAACACCGCGCGTATCGAAGCGCTGGAGCTGCAGAACCTGCTGGAAGTCGCTGAAGCGACGGCGATCGCCGCTGAAGCCCGTAAAGAGTCCCGCGGCGCCCACGCCCGTGAAGACTTCGAAGACCGTGACGACGAGAACTGGCTGTGCCACACCCTGTATTACCCGGGTGAGAAGCGCGTCGCCAAGCGTGGCGTCAACTTCGCGCCGAAGACCGTTCCGGCCTTCGAGCCTAAAGTCCGGACTTACTAA
- a CDS encoding YkgJ family cysteine cluster protein, which yields MKCREGCGACCIAPSISSAIPGMPEGKPAGERCLHLSAQNLCQLFGQPQRPAVCGGFKAEVDVCGSDRDEAIRLIGWLERMTAA from the coding sequence ATGAAATGCCGTGAGGGCTGTGGCGCCTGCTGCATCGCCCCTTCCATTAGTTCCGCCATCCCCGGCATGCCCGAGGGCAAGCCGGCAGGGGAGCGTTGCCTGCACCTTTCGGCGCAGAACCTCTGTCAGTTGTTCGGTCAGCCGCAAAGGCCGGCGGTATGCGGCGGCTTCAAGGCTGAGGTGGACGTATGCGGCAGCGATCGAGACGAGGCGATCAGGCTCATTGGCTGGCTGGAGCGGATGACCGCGGCGTAA
- a CDS encoding PLP-dependent aminotransferase family protein translates to MTNLLLYQKIAQQLAEDIRRGVYQPGERVPSVRKMSAQLNVSHATVLQAYANLEDQGLIRARPQSGYYVHQTPALTAQTPDIARVERPGLVTRASIIQQVLAEARRDGVYAFGAAVPNVDYLPVRALHQQLAKVTRFHSPRAFSYMFSPGFEPLRRQIAIRMRDAGVLVDPREVVVTHGCVDALQMALRVLTRPGDLIAAESPTYYGLLQLADLLGLKVIEIPSDPSTGISLEALQLAANQWSIKALVLTARLSNPLGGTIPEERQKQLLRLASDFDIQIVEDDIYGELMFEQGRSKALKAFDRLDRVIYCSSFSKTLSPGVRVGWMIPGRYQDEVQRLQTFTTHSACSVTQMAVASYLENGGYDRHLRYIRQEYRKNLSAYQLAVQQHFPEGTQMTRPTGGFILWVSLPGRVNTQELHVRALEQGISIAPGLIFSNTEQFNHCIRINCGIPWNKESERALITLGLLALQLCKETTGAVA, encoded by the coding sequence ATGACCAACCTGCTGCTGTACCAGAAAATCGCCCAGCAACTGGCCGAAGACATTCGCCGTGGCGTCTACCAGCCAGGCGAGCGCGTGCCTTCAGTGCGCAAGATGAGCGCCCAGCTCAATGTCAGCCATGCCACGGTGTTGCAGGCCTACGCCAACCTCGAAGACCAAGGCCTGATTCGCGCGCGGCCGCAATCGGGCTACTACGTCCACCAGACCCCGGCGCTGACCGCACAGACCCCCGACATCGCCCGGGTCGAACGCCCCGGCCTGGTCACCCGTGCCAGCATTATCCAGCAGGTGTTGGCCGAAGCTCGGCGCGACGGCGTGTATGCCTTCGGCGCGGCGGTGCCGAATGTCGATTATCTTCCGGTGCGGGCACTGCACCAGCAGTTGGCGAAGGTCACCCGCTTCCACAGTCCGCGGGCCTTCAGCTATATGTTCAGCCCCGGGTTCGAACCCTTGCGGCGGCAGATCGCCATTCGCATGCGCGACGCTGGCGTGCTGGTCGACCCCCGCGAGGTGGTGGTTACCCATGGTTGCGTCGACGCCCTGCAGATGGCCTTGCGCGTGCTGACCCGTCCGGGCGACCTGATCGCCGCCGAGTCGCCGACCTACTACGGGTTGCTGCAACTGGCCGATCTGCTGGGGCTCAAGGTCATCGAAATCCCCAGTGACCCCTCCACCGGCATCAGCCTGGAAGCGCTGCAGCTGGCGGCCAATCAGTGGTCGATCAAGGCGCTGGTACTGACTGCGCGGCTGAGCAACCCACTGGGCGGCACCATCCCGGAAGAGCGGCAGAAGCAGCTGCTGCGCCTGGCCTCGGATTTCGACATCCAGATCGTCGAGGACGATATCTACGGCGAGCTGATGTTCGAGCAGGGTCGCAGCAAGGCGCTCAAGGCCTTCGACCGGCTCGACCGGGTGATCTACTGCTCGAGTTTCTCCAAGACCTTGTCGCCCGGGGTGCGGGTGGGCTGGATGATTCCCGGGCGCTATCAGGATGAAGTGCAGCGCCTGCAAACCTTCACCACCCACTCGGCCTGCAGCGTCACGCAGATGGCGGTGGCCTCTTACCTGGAAAACGGCGGCTACGACCGCCACCTGCGCTACATCCGCCAGGAATACCGCAAGAACCTCAGCGCCTACCAACTGGCGGTGCAGCAGCACTTCCCGGAAGGCACGCAAATGACCCGGCCAACGGGCGGTTTCATTCTGTGGGTGAGTTTGCCGGGACGGGTCAATACCCAGGAATTGCATGTGCGTGCGCTGGAACAGGGCATCAGCATCGCGCCGGGGCTGATCTTCAGCAATACCGAGCAGTTCAACCACTGTATTCGCATCAATTGCGGCATTCCGTGGAACAAGGAATCGGAGCGGGCGCTGATCACGCTGGGGCTGCTTGCATTGCAGCTGTGCAAGGAGACGACGGGCGCCGTCGCCTAG
- a CDS encoding START domain-containing protein encodes MRSVKRIALLLSVSVLLAPLAQAENWEVKKDEDGIKVSLSDVAGSKYKAYRGETLIKAPLAKVVAEQENVTAACTWIHECKLQKLLKHEGDQAWTYTQFNTPWPVTPRDSVLHITTSRAADGSVTRAFEEASDYLPEEKGFVRVAEVEGFWKFAPQGDNTQVIYQVHTEPGGSVPALVANKFVVDAPFNTLKQLRAKVEGGK; translated from the coding sequence ATGAGATCAGTGAAACGCATTGCACTGCTGCTGAGCGTCAGCGTACTGCTGGCACCCCTGGCCCAGGCCGAGAACTGGGAGGTGAAGAAGGACGAGGACGGCATCAAGGTGTCGCTCAGTGATGTCGCCGGCTCCAAGTACAAGGCCTATCGAGGCGAAACGCTGATCAAGGCGCCATTGGCCAAGGTCGTCGCCGAGCAGGAGAACGTGACCGCTGCCTGCACCTGGATTCACGAGTGCAAATTGCAGAAGCTGCTCAAGCACGAAGGCGATCAGGCCTGGACCTACACCCAGTTCAACACGCCATGGCCGGTGACCCCGCGTGATTCGGTGCTGCACATCACCACCTCGCGCGCCGCTGATGGCAGCGTCACGCGCGCCTTCGAGGAAGCGTCCGACTACCTGCCAGAAGAGAAGGGCTTCGTGCGTGTCGCCGAGGTCGAGGGGTTCTGGAAGTTCGCGCCGCAGGGCGATAACACCCAGGTGATCTACCAGGTGCACACCGAGCCGGGCGGCAGTGTACCGGCGCTGGTGGCCAACAAGTTCGTGGTCGATGCGCCGTTCAATACCCTCAAGCAACTGCGCGCCAAGGTCGAAGGCGGTAAATAA